In Rhodopirellula bahusiensis, the DNA window CCAGTTAGGATCTCTCCTCACACTCGAGCTAGTACCCCTTCCATGGGGTGCGCGCAGATCGTTTTTCCAGTGCTTGGAAGGGGGGGCTGAGTTCGGGCGGATTGATTTGAGGCCGCTTTTCGGCGGTGACTATCTTCCTCAGTTGAGAAGACGAAATGGTTGGGTGCATCAAAGCAACCGCGACTCCACGAAATCGCCAGAGTGCGATTGGTGAGGCGAAACAGGGCGATTTTTGTGCGTCACTGATCCTATTTTCCACGCTCACACGAGGGCGAGTTTGCCAATCACGTTGGCAAGTATTTCGCCCTCCGCACCCTTTGATTGGGACCTGATTCAACGTCCCTGGCTGGCTCCTCTGGGCCATGCCGCACCCCGCGACGAACAGGTCGCTGAAGCCAATCAAGCCTTGACCAGAAGTTTGTTTCCCCAAGGCCTCATTCCCGAATTCATTTGACTTAGCTTTCTAGAGAATATCCATGTCGATTCGCCCCAATCATCACAACTTCGCCGGCCGCACTCAAAACACCTCCGCCACCCGCATGCAGAAAATGCGAGAGCGAGCGGGTCGTTGGGAGCACAAAGCCAACGAACGCAAGTCGATGTTCATCGAGCGTCAAAAGGCCCGCATCGAGCGTTACAAGAACGCCTTCAAGGGCAGCTGGATCACCAAGATCGGCCTCGGCCTCGCCGCGATCTGGAACTTCATCACCAACCCCCCGTTCTTCGTCAAAATCGAAAAACGCCCCGCGGTCCCCTTCACTGCGATGCTGCCGTTTGGCATCAGCTTTGGGAAGAAAGAAAAAGGCACTCGGCGTGAGAGCACGACGCGTAGTCGGCTCAACCCAGAAGTGCTGGAGCAACGTCAGTTGTTGGCGGCTGATATTGCCAGCATCAACCCCGATCCAGGTCTAGACAACGCCGATTTCATTACAAATCAGAATTCGTTCACCTTGGAGGGGACCTCGACTCCAACGCAGTTTCTTGATGTGAACGAAAATGGGAGCAATATTGGCGGCACGACCGCAGGTTCCAGTGGTAATTGGTCGTTCTCCCTGTCGCGAGGAGAGGGTTCGTATAACTTTGAAGCTGTCGATTCGTTCGATTCGGTGGGTGACACCCAAACGGTGATCGTTGACCAAACTACCCCGAATAATGTGACGATTTCTGTTGCACCCGGTGGTGGAACATATGGCGAAGGGAGTGCTATTACTCTTAGCGGAAGTGCAACAGATCCGATCCCGAGTGGTTTGACGGCGAGCGACATTAGCGGGCTTGATGATGCCGCCGCGGGTTCGTACGCCTGGACAATTACGAAAGACGGGAATGCATTTGACACCGGCGATACGAAAGACTTCACGTTCACGCCGGACGACAACGGGAACTATGTCGCGAGCTTGGTGGTCACGGACATTGCTGGTAATAGCGCGGCTGCTGTAACGCAAGGTTTCACGGTCACTAACGAAGACCCCGTCCCGACGATTGTTGGTGCTCCTGCTGTTAGCAGTCCTGAGGGGACCGAGATCAGTTTGACCAGTACGGTCGCTGATGCGGGCACTGCCGATACGGTCGCCACTTATGCTTGGTCGGTTACCAAGGATGGGTCGGCTTTTGGCTCAACTGGTGCGACTGATGCCTTCGCGTTCACTCCGGACGATGAAGGAACTTACGTTGTTACGTTGACGGTGACCGACGATGACGGTGGCTCAGGTACCACCACGGAAAGCATCACGGTTACTAACGAAGACCCCGTCCCGACGATTGTTGGTGCTCCTGCTGTTAGCAGTCCTGAGGGGACCGAGATCAGCTTGGCCAGTACGGTCGC includes these proteins:
- a CDS encoding PKD domain-containing protein; this encodes MFIERQKARIERYKNAFKGSWITKIGLGLAAIWNFITNPPFFVKIEKRPAVPFTAMLPFGISFGKKEKGTRRESTTRSRLNPEVLEQRQLLAADIASINPDPGLDNADFITNQNSFTLEGTSTPTQFLDVNENGSNIGGTTAGSSGNWSFSLSRGEGSYNFEAVDSFDSVGDTQTVIVDQTTPNNVTISVAPGGGTYGEGSAITLSGSATDPIPSGLTASDISGLDDAAAGSYAWTITKDGNAFDTGDTKDFTFTPDDNGNYVASLVVTDIAGNSAAAVTQGFTVTNEDPVPTIVGAPAVSSPEGTEISLTSTVADAGTADTVATYAWSVTKDGSAFGSTGATDAFAFTPDDEGTYVVTLTVTDDDGGSGTTTESITVTNEDPVPTIVGAPAVSSPEGTEISLASTVADAGTTDTVATYAWSVTKDGSAFGSTGATDSFAFTPDDNGTYVVTLTVTDNDGGSGTTTESITVTNEDPVPTIVGAPAVSSPEGTEISLTSTVADAGTIDTVATYAWSVTKDGSAFGSTGATDAFAFTP